One window from the genome of Oryza glaberrima chromosome 3, OglaRS2, whole genome shotgun sequence encodes:
- the LOC127767031 gene encoding polyol transporter 5-like: protein MTKDDAVPVAVAPAKRPPINKYAFGCALLASMNSVLLGYDISVMSGAQIFMKEDLKITDTQIEILAGVINIYSLFGSLAAGMTSDWLGRRYTMVLAAAIFFTGALLMGLAPNYAFLMAGRFVAGIGVGYALMIAPVYTAEVAPTSARGFLTSFPEVFNNSGILLGYVSNFAFARLPVHLSWRAMFLVGAVPPIFLGIAVLAMPESPRWLVMRGRIEDARRVLLKTSDSPDEAEDRLLDIKKAVGIPEDASDGEDVVAIVRANKASQGEGVWKELLLNPTRPVRRMLVAGLGLMFIQQATGVDCVVMYSPRVFERAGIKSKTNSLGASMAVGVCKTFFIPIATLLLDRVGRRPLLLASGGGMAIFLFTLATSLLMMDRRPEGEAKALGAISIAAMLSFVASFASGLGPVAWVYTSEIYPVRLRAQAAAIGTGLNRLMSGATTMSFLSLSNAITIAGSFYLYASIAAAGWVFMYFFLPETKGKSLEDTVKLFGKDTDDDDDVDTSRHERKRSTELSAQH, encoded by the exons ATGACCAAGGACGACGCCGTCCCGGTGGCCGTGGCGCCGGCGAAGCGCCCGCCCATCAACAAGTACGCCTTCGGCTGCGCTCTCCTCGCCTCCATGAACTCCGTCCTCCTCGGCTATG ATATCTCGGTGATGAGCGGCGCGCAGATATTCATGAAGGAGGATTTGAAGATCACCGACACGCAGATCGAGATCCTCGCCGGCGTCATCAACATCTACTCGCTGTTCGGCTCGCTGGCGGCGGGCATGACGTCCGACTGGCTGGGCCGGCGGTACACCatggtgctcgccgccgccatcttcttCACGGGCGCGCTCCTCATGGGCCTCGCCCCGAACTACGCGTTCCTCATGGCCGGCCGCTTCGTGGCCGGCATCGGCGTCGGCTACGCGCTCATGATCGCGCCCGTGTACAccgccgaggtggcgccgacgtcgGCGCGCGGCTTCCTCACCTCGTTCCCGGAGGTGTTCAACAACAGCGGCATCCTCCTCGGCTACGTCTCCAACTTCGCCTTCGCGCGCCTCCCCGTCCACCTGAGCTGGCGCGCCATgttcctcgtcggcgccgtgcCGCCCATCTTCCTCGgcatcgccgtcctcgccatGCCGGAGTCGCCCCGGTGGCTCGTCATGCGGGGCCGCATCGAGGACGCGCGCCGCGTGCTCCTCAAGACCTCCGACTCACCCGACGAGGCCGAGGACCGGCTCCTCGACATCAAGAAAGCCGTGGGCATCCCCGAGGACGCGTCCGATGGCGAGGACGTGGTCGCCATCGTCCGCGCGAACAAGGCCTCACAGGGAGAGGGGGTGTGGAAGGAGCTGCTGCTCAACCCGACGAGGCCCGTCCGCCGCATGCTCGTCGCCGGGCTCGGCCTGATGTTCATCCAGCAAGCCACCGGCGTCGACTGCGTCGTGATGTACAGCCCGCGGGTGTTCGAGCGCGCCGGCATTAAGTCGAAGACGAACTCGCTGGGGGCGTCCATGGCGGTGGGCGTTTGCAAGACCTTCTTCATCCCGATCGCGACGCTCCTCCTCGACCGAGTCGGACGgaggccgctcctcctcgccagcggcggcggcatggccatCTTCCTCTTCACCCTGGCCACGTCCCTGCTCATGATGGACCGGCGGCCGGAGGGCGAGGCGAAGGCGCTAGGCGCCATAAGCATCGCCGCGATGCTGTCGTTCGTGGCGTCGTTCGCCTCGGGGCTGGGCCCCGTCGCGTGGGTGTACACGTCGGAGATCTACCCGGTGCGGCTGCGTGCGCAGGCGGCGGCCATCGGGACGGGGCTGAACCGGCTGATGAGCGGTGCCACCACCATGTCCTTCCTCTCGCTCTCCAACGCCATCACCATCGCCGGGAGCTTCTACCTGTACgcgtccatcgccgccgcaggGTGGGTGTTCATGTACTTCTTCCTGCCGGAGACCAAGGGCAAGAGCCTGGAGGACACCGTGAAGCTCTTCGGCAAGGACacagacgacgacgatgacgtcgacACTAGCCGCCATGAGCGCAAGAGGTCCACTGAGCTGAGCGCTCAGCACTGA